A window from Halomicrobium urmianum encodes these proteins:
- a CDS encoding DUF7471 family protein, with the protein MHGGQAPAVYEPGSLAMVGVITLAGLGAAVLLGLALAAFVRRRSQPYVLIVGAIAALLGRSAVAGLSLAGLLRPGPHHFLEHGLDVVMVALIVAAVYYARTVDGHRGAKT; encoded by the coding sequence ATGCACGGTGGACAGGCGCCCGCGGTGTACGAGCCGGGGTCGCTCGCGATGGTGGGCGTGATCACGCTCGCGGGACTCGGGGCGGCGGTTCTCCTGGGGCTGGCGCTGGCCGCGTTCGTCCGTCGGCGTTCCCAGCCGTACGTGCTGATCGTCGGCGCCATCGCCGCGCTCCTCGGGCGGTCGGCCGTCGCCGGCCTGTCGCTGGCCGGCCTCCTGCGGCCGGGCCCGCACCACTTCCTCGAACACGGGCTGGACGTCGTCATGGTCGCGCTCATCGTGGCGGCGGTGTACTACGCGCGGACGGTCGACGGCCACAGGGGGGCGAAGACGTGA
- a CDS encoding Dyp-type peroxidase, whose product MSDQRGIPRRSFLKSAVAIGGTAALSACVDRFGEPDVEQGPEDLSTLPDRQHAWDGSLSTDDHGNVTAARHHALLLLDYEGDGAPTEADREQVEQSFRGLERAYRRSNDGLLFTVGYTPSYFDRFEADLPGSVDLPEPEAMAPFEEPEFDTPDAAVHLASDHGQVVVAAEEALKGEVSTLNGVEMPASLSGVFSVADRRTGFVGEGLPAENDDAAGVPEGEVSEDAPLYMGFKSDFSKSQASEDFVTIGEGPFAGGTTQHVSKIRLHLDQWYEQDSRYHREATMFCPVHAEEGLVEGTGENMGDSTGMEEHSCPAHTEEHAREYGKVGHSQKSARAREDGSPLMIRRDFDATDDGRASLHFVSLQETIGDFAETREAMNGTDVAGESGVGQRTNNGILQYMTVERRGNYLLPPRSLRALPPARPA is encoded by the coding sequence ATGAGCGATCAGCGTGGCATTCCGCGCCGTAGCTTCCTGAAGTCCGCGGTCGCCATCGGGGGGACCGCCGCCCTCTCGGCGTGCGTGGACCGGTTCGGCGAGCCGGACGTCGAGCAGGGGCCCGAAGACCTCTCGACGCTGCCGGACCGCCAGCACGCCTGGGACGGGTCTCTCTCGACCGACGACCACGGCAACGTGACCGCGGCCCGCCACCACGCCCTCCTGCTGCTCGACTACGAGGGCGACGGCGCGCCGACCGAGGCCGACCGCGAGCAGGTCGAGCAGTCCTTCCGCGGACTGGAACGGGCCTACCGCCGCTCGAACGACGGCCTCCTCTTCACCGTCGGGTACACGCCGTCCTACTTCGACCGATTCGAGGCCGACCTGCCCGGGAGCGTCGACCTGCCCGAACCCGAAGCGATGGCTCCCTTCGAGGAGCCCGAGTTCGACACGCCCGACGCCGCCGTCCACCTGGCCAGCGACCACGGGCAGGTCGTCGTGGCCGCCGAGGAGGCGCTGAAAGGCGAGGTGTCGACGCTCAACGGCGTCGAGATGCCGGCCTCGCTTTCCGGCGTCTTCTCCGTGGCCGACCGGCGGACCGGCTTCGTCGGCGAGGGCCTCCCCGCCGAGAACGACGACGCGGCCGGCGTCCCCGAGGGCGAGGTGTCCGAGGACGCACCGCTGTACATGGGCTTCAAGTCGGACTTCTCGAAGAGCCAGGCCAGCGAGGACTTCGTCACTATCGGCGAGGGCCCCTTCGCCGGCGGCACCACCCAGCACGTCTCGAAGATCCGCCTGCACCTCGACCAGTGGTACGAGCAGGACAGCCGCTACCACCGCGAGGCGACGATGTTCTGCCCCGTCCACGCCGAGGAGGGCCTCGTGGAGGGCACCGGCGAGAACATGGGCGACTCGACGGGGATGGAGGAGCACAGTTGCCCCGCCCACACGGAGGAGCACGCCCGAGAGTACGGCAAGGTCGGCCACTCCCAGAAGTCCGCCCGCGCACGCGAGGACGGGTCCCCCCTGATGATCCGCCGGGACTTCGACGCCACCGACGACGGCCGCGCGTCGCTGCACTTCGTCTCGCTGCAGGAGACCATCGGCGACTTCGCCGAGACGCGCGAGGCGATGAACGGCACCGACGTCGCCGGCGAGAGCGGCGTCGGCCAGCGGACGAACAACGGCATCCTCCAGTACATGACGGTCGAGCGCCGCGGCAACTACCTCCTGCCGCCGCGCTCGCTGCGGGCGCTGCCGCCGGCGCGGCCGGCGTGA
- a CDS encoding iron transporter has product MKRRQFLAGTAAGTLGTLAGCTDLLQRQSTRAPPLVEDRPGAVYVPTHVEGMEMVGVESSGRYSLALFYSFPHRFWTMDGDRTNKVEIQSDDSLHLMASVWDAETETTIPSSNARMVVADNDSGDVVADRRMWPMLSQNMGFHYGDNVPLSGDGVYETTVNFGPVSVRTTGEFAGAFQEQLSPMFRFEFRQDTLEGQVSFERLPDRQGERDAVEPMSMDRVPTPQLPPAAELPGTVLGEGTSGDAKFVATLLDERPEGIDGDGPYLAVSPRTPYNRFPIPMMALSATLEHDGGTAFEGNLTSTLDPDLKYHYGAAVDGVEDGDRLTITADSPPGVSRHEGYETAFLDMSPVEMDVSL; this is encoded by the coding sequence ATGAAGAGACGGCAGTTTCTCGCCGGTACAGCCGCGGGGACGCTCGGGACGCTCGCTGGGTGCACGGACCTCCTCCAGCGGCAGTCGACGCGGGCGCCGCCGCTGGTCGAGGACCGCCCCGGCGCGGTGTACGTTCCCACCCACGTCGAGGGGATGGAGATGGTCGGCGTCGAGTCGAGCGGGCGGTACAGCCTGGCGCTGTTCTACAGCTTCCCCCACCGCTTCTGGACGATGGACGGCGACCGGACGAACAAGGTCGAGATCCAGTCCGACGACTCGCTGCACCTGATGGCCAGCGTCTGGGACGCGGAGACGGAGACGACGATCCCCAGTTCCAACGCCCGGATGGTCGTCGCGGACAACGACAGCGGCGACGTGGTCGCCGACCGTCGCATGTGGCCGATGCTCTCGCAGAACATGGGCTTTCACTACGGGGACAACGTGCCCCTCTCCGGCGACGGCGTCTACGAGACCACCGTCAACTTCGGGCCGGTCAGCGTGCGAACGACGGGCGAGTTCGCCGGCGCGTTCCAGGAGCAGCTGTCCCCCATGTTCCGCTTCGAGTTCCGTCAGGACACCCTGGAGGGACAGGTCTCCTTCGAGCGCCTCCCGGATCGCCAGGGCGAGCGCGACGCCGTCGAGCCGATGTCGATGGATCGGGTGCCGACGCCGCAGCTGCCGCCCGCAGCGGAGCTGCCCGGGACCGTCCTGGGCGAGGGCACGAGCGGCGACGCGAAGTTCGTCGCGACGCTGCTCGACGAGCGCCCCGAAGGGATCGACGGCGACGGCCCGTACCTCGCCGTCTCGCCGCGGACGCCGTACAACCGCTTCCCGATTCCCATGATGGCGCTGTCGGCGACGCTGGAGCACGACGGCGGTACTGCCTTCGAGGGCAACCTCACGTCGACACTCGATCCGGACCTGAAGTACCACTACGGGGCCGCCGTCGACGGCGTCGAGGACGGCGACCGGCTGACGATCACCGCCGACTCGCCGCCGGGCGTCTCCCGCCACGAGGGCTACGAGACGGCGTTCCTGGACATGTCGCCCGTCGAGATGGACGTCTCGCTGTGA
- a CDS encoding helix-turn-helix domain-containing protein: MATEATFTIPSDEFPLGTVFDRLPDVTVELERIIPAQDVVVPYFWVRGAVVDDIEGAFADHPGVVDIRLVDSVSDEYLLRVEWTLEYAGVLSALTETQVPLVKAVGTSKQWTFDVRGDDRSDIAAFQQRCRELDIPVTLTKLHALTPIETAAETALTDAQREALVLAYDQGYFNSPRDVTMTELGEELGISQQAVASRLRRGIDRVLGSTVSELPVAAEEGT; this comes from the coding sequence ATGGCTACCGAGGCGACGTTCACGATTCCGTCGGACGAGTTCCCGCTAGGGACCGTCTTCGACCGACTGCCGGACGTGACGGTCGAACTGGAGCGCATCATCCCGGCGCAGGACGTGGTGGTGCCGTACTTCTGGGTCCGCGGAGCGGTCGTCGACGACATCGAGGGGGCCTTCGCCGACCACCCTGGCGTGGTGGACATCCGCCTCGTCGACTCCGTCTCGGACGAGTACCTGCTGCGCGTAGAGTGGACGCTCGAGTACGCCGGCGTGCTGAGCGCGCTGACCGAGACACAGGTCCCGCTGGTCAAGGCCGTCGGGACGAGCAAGCAGTGGACCTTCGACGTCCGCGGGGACGACCGGAGCGACATCGCGGCCTTCCAGCAGCGCTGCCGTGAACTGGACATCCCGGTCACGCTCACGAAGCTCCACGCGCTCACGCCCATCGAGACGGCGGCCGAGACGGCGCTGACCGACGCCCAGCGAGAGGCGCTGGTGCTCGCCTACGACCAGGGGTACTTCAACTCGCCGCGGGACGTGACGATGACGGAGCTGGGCGAGGAGCTCGGCATCTCCCAGCAGGCCGTCGCGTCGCGGCTCCGGCGCGGCATCGATCGGGTCCTGGGGAGCACTGTCTCCGAGCTACCGGTGGCGGCAGAGGAGGGTACTTAA
- a CDS encoding winged helix-turn-helix transcriptional regulator, translating to MSEQRDRIREHLAEYPGEHFSGLARALDLAPGQVQYHLKRLTRADRVVAEQRYGRTHYYPPEYDEWERAALALVRRETTRDVLIYLLERGPSAPATVADDLEIARSTLEWHLDRLVAEDVVEKARDDRNRVTLVLSRPTETARLLREVEPALPERLVDRFARLVDNLLSE from the coding sequence GTGAGCGAGCAGCGCGACCGCATCCGCGAACACCTCGCCGAGTACCCCGGAGAGCACTTCAGCGGGCTGGCGCGGGCACTCGACCTCGCCCCCGGGCAGGTCCAGTACCACCTCAAGCGACTGACCCGAGCCGATCGCGTGGTCGCAGAGCAGCGCTACGGCCGGACCCACTACTACCCGCCCGAGTACGACGAGTGGGAGCGGGCGGCGCTGGCGCTCGTCCGGCGGGAGACGACCCGAGACGTCCTCATCTACCTCCTCGAACGCGGTCCCTCCGCGCCCGCGACGGTGGCCGACGATCTGGAGATCGCCCGGAGCACGCTGGAGTGGCACCTCGACCGCCTCGTCGCCGAGGATGTCGTCGAGAAGGCGCGGGACGATCGGAACCGCGTGACGCTGGTGCTCTCGCGCCCGACGGAGACGGCCCGGCTCCTGCGAGAGGTCGAGCCCGCGCTGCCGGAGCGGCTGGTCGACCGGTTCGCCAGGCTCGTCGACAACCTGCTCTCGGAGTGA
- the tgtA gene encoding tRNA guanosine(15) transglycosylase TgtA yields MRDTFEVRRYDAAGRLGELEVPRADVTVRTPALMPVVNPHVQTISPATLEAEFGAEILITNSYILHGSDELREPALERGLHDLLDFDGAIMTDSGSFQLAEYGEIDVTTEEILQFQRAIGSDIGTPVDVPTPPDVDREQAAAELATTQERLALAEDADAGDMLVTAPIQGSTYPDLREEAAAHAHDTGLDVFPIGAVVPLMNEYRYDDLVDVVAASKRGLGEDAPVHLFGAGHPMMFALAVALGCDLFDSAAYALYARDGRYLTVGGTEHFEDLHQFPCNCPVCVEHTPDDLREAPEERREELLARHNLHVTYGEIRTIRQAIRDGDLLELVDRRARAHPAMLDGYRALLDHAAQLEETDHVSKDTFFHLSAESARRPEVLRHRQRLDRFDLSGDVLLTEGDRDDDYDECWSVAAPFGPYPRALAETYPLNAETPERLAPQAYEAAARGVARLVEANPDAGFTLAHYEWPASALAIVPDSVTLRDVGADE; encoded by the coding sequence ATGCGAGACACGTTCGAGGTCCGCCGGTACGACGCGGCGGGGCGGCTGGGCGAACTCGAGGTCCCGCGGGCGGACGTCACGGTGCGAACGCCCGCGCTGATGCCGGTCGTCAACCCGCACGTCCAGACGATCTCCCCGGCGACCCTCGAGGCGGAGTTCGGCGCGGAGATCCTGATCACGAACAGCTACATCCTCCACGGGAGCGACGAGCTCCGGGAACCGGCCCTGGAGCGGGGGCTGCACGACCTGCTCGACTTCGACGGCGCGATCATGACCGACTCCGGCTCGTTCCAGCTGGCCGAGTACGGCGAGATAGACGTGACGACGGAGGAGATCCTCCAGTTCCAGCGGGCGATTGGGAGCGACATCGGGACGCCGGTGGACGTGCCGACGCCGCCGGACGTCGACCGCGAGCAGGCAGCGGCGGAGCTCGCCACCACGCAGGAGCGCCTCGCGCTCGCCGAAGACGCCGACGCGGGCGACATGCTCGTCACGGCGCCGATCCAGGGATCGACCTACCCCGACCTGCGCGAGGAGGCCGCCGCGCACGCCCACGACACCGGCCTCGACGTGTTCCCGATCGGCGCGGTCGTCCCGCTGATGAACGAGTACCGCTACGACGACCTCGTAGACGTCGTGGCAGCGAGTAAACGCGGACTGGGCGAGGACGCGCCAGTTCACCTGTTCGGCGCGGGCCATCCCATGATGTTCGCGCTGGCGGTCGCGCTGGGGTGTGACCTGTTCGACTCGGCCGCGTACGCGCTGTACGCCCGCGACGGCCGCTACCTCACCGTCGGCGGGACCGAGCACTTCGAGGACCTCCACCAGTTCCCCTGCAACTGTCCCGTCTGCGTCGAGCACACGCCAGACGACCTCCGCGAGGCGCCCGAGGAACGCCGCGAGGAGCTGCTGGCCCGGCATAACCTCCACGTCACCTACGGCGAGATCCGGACGATCCGGCAGGCCATACGGGACGGCGACCTGCTGGAACTCGTGGATCGGCGCGCACGCGCTCACCCGGCCATGCTGGACGGCTACCGCGCCCTGCTGGACCACGCCGCGCAACTGGAGGAGACCGACCACGTCTCGAAGGACACGTTCTTCCACCTCTCGGCCGAGAGCGCCCGCCGACCGGAGGTCCTGCGCCATCGACAGCGCCTCGACCGGTTCGACCTGTCGGGCGACGTGTTGCTCACCGAGGGCGATCGCGACGACGACTACGACGAGTGCTGGTCGGTCGCAGCGCCCTTCGGCCCCTATCCGCGGGCACTCGCCGAGACCTACCCGCTCAACGCCGAGACGCCGGAGCGGCTGGCACCCCAGGCCTACGAGGCAGCGGCCCGCGGCGTCGCGCGCCTGGTCGAGGCCAACCCCGACGCGGGGTTCACGCTCGCGCACTACGAGTGGCCGGCGAGCGCGCTCGCGATCGTGCCGGACTCCGTGACGCTGCGTGACGTCGGCGCCGACGAGTGA
- a CDS encoding sensor histidine kinase codes for MSSRLLGTDGPPGGDTQLASHWRQVVPALGVLVLITAVARSAVTLADSGILLEAVLDLLLVGTLGAVMLYIGLRLPTTEVRPAYYPRIVLWVAGGVTVMAVVLALRVLHPGVTVQFAFGTQAVFLAIGSLSGLGIGVHEARALDQARRLEEQNDELKRTERKLEEAVTELEASNEQLEQFAYAASHDLQEPLRMVRKYLELVEGRYADDLDEDGREFLAFALDGAERMDETMGGLLEYARVDAESDQSDRVDLDGVLDDVLTDLQMRIEESDAEITREPLPAVEGDERQLRQVFQNLLANAVEYSGDAPPRIHVSVDRDADRWSISVSDEGVGIGPDDAERVFGVFERLDGTENPDGSGIGLALCERIVDGHGGEILVDSEPGEGSTFTVELPA; via the coding sequence ATGAGCAGTCGTCTTCTCGGAACCGACGGTCCCCCCGGCGGCGATACGCAGCTTGCGAGCCACTGGCGCCAGGTCGTTCCCGCGCTCGGGGTGCTGGTCCTGATCACGGCGGTCGCCAGGTCGGCGGTCACGCTGGCCGACAGCGGGATCCTGCTCGAGGCGGTGCTCGACCTGCTGCTGGTCGGGACGCTGGGGGCCGTGATGCTGTACATCGGCCTCCGGCTCCCGACCACCGAGGTCCGACCAGCGTACTACCCGCGGATCGTGCTGTGGGTCGCCGGCGGCGTCACCGTGATGGCGGTCGTCCTCGCGCTGCGGGTCCTCCATCCGGGAGTCACTGTCCAGTTCGCGTTCGGGACGCAGGCGGTGTTCCTGGCCATCGGCTCGCTCTCCGGTCTCGGCATCGGCGTCCACGAGGCCCGGGCGCTCGACCAGGCGAGACGCCTCGAGGAGCAGAACGACGAGCTCAAGCGGACCGAGCGGAAGCTCGAGGAGGCGGTGACGGAGCTAGAGGCGTCGAACGAACAGCTAGAGCAGTTCGCCTACGCGGCCTCCCACGACCTCCAGGAGCCCCTTCGGATGGTGCGGAAGTACCTCGAACTCGTCGAGGGGCGGTACGCCGACGACTTGGACGAGGACGGCCGGGAGTTCCTCGCATTCGCCCTCGACGGCGCCGAGCGGATGGACGAGACGATGGGCGGCCTGCTGGAGTACGCGCGCGTCGACGCGGAGAGCGATCAGTCCGACCGAGTGGACCTCGACGGCGTCCTCGACGACGTGCTCACGGACCTCCAGATGCGGATCGAGGAGAGCGACGCCGAGATCACGCGGGAGCCGCTGCCGGCCGTCGAGGGCGACGAGCGCCAGCTCCGGCAGGTGTTCCAGAACCTCCTGGCCAACGCCGTCGAGTACAGCGGCGACGCCCCGCCGCGGATCCACGTGTCAGTGGACCGCGACGCGGACCGATGGTCGATCTCGGTCAGCGACGAAGGCGTCGGCATCGGCCCCGACGACGCCGAGCGCGTCTTCGGCGTCTTCGAGCGGCTGGACGGGACCGAGAACCCGGACGGGTCGGGGATCGGGCTGGCGCTGTGCGAGCGCATCGTCGACGGACATGGCGGCGAGATTCTGGTCGACTCCGAGCCCGGCGAGGGGTCGACGTTCACGGTCGAACTGCCCGCGTGA